Proteins encoded in a region of the Brevundimonas vesicularis genome:
- the purQ gene encoding phosphoribosylformylglycinamidine synthase subunit PurQ: MSAAVIVFPGSNCDRDCKVAVERSTGEPVSMVWHAETELPQGLDLIVIPGGFSYGDYLRCGAMAAQSPVMQAVKKAADDGVAVVGICNGFQILCEAGMLPGALLRNKGLKYVCKPIALTVANGQTRFTAGYQGQREVTMTQGNGDGNFFADAETLARIEGEGQVVFRYVDNPNGSVNDIAGIQNARGNVLGMMPHPDRAFEAELGSADGATLFQSIYAAA, translated from the coding sequence ATGAGCGCAGCCGTCATCGTCTTCCCCGGTTCCAACTGTGATCGCGACTGCAAGGTCGCCGTCGAACGCTCCACCGGCGAGCCGGTCTCGATGGTGTGGCACGCCGAGACCGAACTGCCGCAAGGTCTGGACCTGATCGTCATTCCCGGCGGCTTCTCCTATGGCGACTATCTGCGCTGCGGCGCCATGGCGGCCCAGTCGCCGGTGATGCAGGCGGTCAAGAAGGCCGCGGACGACGGCGTCGCCGTGGTCGGCATCTGCAACGGCTTCCAGATCCTGTGCGAGGCGGGAATGCTGCCCGGCGCCCTGCTGCGCAACAAGGGTCTGAAATACGTCTGCAAGCCCATCGCCCTGACCGTCGCCAACGGCCAGACCCGCTTCACCGCCGGCTATCAGGGCCAGCGCGAAGTGACGATGACCCAGGGCAACGGCGACGGAAACTTCTTCGCCGACGCCGAAACCCTGGCCCGGATCGAGGGCGAGGGTCAGGTCGTCTTCCGCTACGTCGACAATCCCAACGGCTCGGTCAACGATATCGCCGGCATCCAGAACGCGCGCGGCAACGTTCTGGGCATGATGCCCCACCCGGACCGCGCCTTCGAAGCCGAACTGGGCTCCGCCGACGGCGCGACCCTGTTCCAGAGCATTTACGCGGCCGCCTGA